In the genome of Salinibacter pepae, the window GGACGCGCCTATTCTTCGGGCTGCACTTCGGCACGAGGAATCCGCCATTGGGACCCAAACTTCTCTGCCCCCTCAAATTCCCCGTTAGCGCAGAGGTACCGTACGCCACGGGGGGACATATCGAGAATTTCGGCTGCTGTCTTGGTGTCAATCCATTCTTGATCGGACATCGTGTAAATACTTGGGACTGTTGTACTTAGGGCGAAAATTACATCTACTCCCCGCGTTCAATCGCCCGCTCAATCTCGTTGCGCACCGTCCTCCAATCGAGTTGCGCCAAGATTCGCACGTCGTACTTGTCGAACGGGTGGGCCTCCGGTAGCCGCTCGTAGCTGTCGCTCAACTCGGAGCGGGGGGCGTCTACGTCTTCGTAGCGGTGGAATGCGTCGAATAGCGCCTGAACCTCCTGACGGGCGTCCTCCCAGGCGTCGAGGACCCGATCAAGGGCTTTCCCAATCTCTTCCTCGGCATCGTCCTGAATGCTTCTGATGGCCTCCTCACGGGCGTTCTTGAGGCGGTCCTGAGCCTTCTCCTCTACCTTCTCGGCGGTGCGGATCTCCGTCTCAATTTCGCGGTGCCGATTCCGCAGCTGTTCGAGCTGGTCCTGAATCTCCTGAACCTCGGGGTCCTGGTTCGGGTCACGCCCTTCAACCTGAGCCTCTGCCTGAGCGTCTGTTAGCTCCTCTGTGAGCCGATCAATCTCCCCAGGTAGACTTTCCTTCTCGTCTCGCAGCTTGGAGAGGGTCTGTTGAGCGGATTCGAGCTTCTGTTCGGCGTCCTGTACGGCGTCAAAGTCGTGCAACTCCATGATGCTGTGCAGCCATTTTTTGCGGGGTCTAACTCTATGAAGATTGTATGAAGACAGCCCCACAGTGTTCCGCATCTGCCGGAATCGGAAGCGCCCCAAATCGCCGGGAGAATCGTGAATGCGTCACGCTTTTCTTGACATTCCGCCGAACAGTGCTTTTCCTCGTGAATGCGTCACGATAACATGGAAAATCGTGACAATCGACGTTCTTCGCACCGTTGACCCCTCAGACCATGACTCGCCCCGACAAACTCCCCAAGATCCTCACTGACGACGAAACGGAACGGCTCCTGTCTGAGCCGAACCAGCGGTACGTCTCCCCCCACCGGGATTATCTGTTCATGCGGCTCATGCTGCAAGCCGGATTGCGGGCGTCAGAAGCCGTATCGCTGAAAGTGGAGCACGTCGATCTGCAAAGCGGGCGCGTCAACGTCCGAAACGGGAAGGGGGCGAAGGATCGAACCCTGTGGATCGGTGAGGAGCTACTTGAGGAGCTACGTGAGTGGATGGAGCGCCGTCCTGAATCGGAATATCTGCTCCCCACCTCGAAGGGCACGAAGGTAGACACGTCCCAGCTGCGGCGCTCAGTGAAGCGGTACGCCCGCAAAGCGGAGATTGCAGAAGTGGAGCGGGTCAGCCCCCACACGCTCCGTCACACGTTCGCCAC includes:
- a CDS encoding helix-turn-helix domain-containing protein, which encodes MSDQEWIDTKTAAEILDMSPRGVRYLCANGEFEGAEKFGSQWRIPRAEVQPEE
- a CDS encoding tyrosine-type recombinase/integrase encodes the protein MTRPDKLPKILTDDETERLLSEPNQRYVSPHRDYLFMRLMLQAGLRASEAVSLKVEHVDLQSGRVNVRNGKGAKDRTLWIGEELLEELREWMERRPESEYLLPTSKGTKVDTSQLRRSVKRYARKAEIAEVERVSPHTLRHTFATRLYRETGNIRMVQKALGHSDLATTMVYTHVVDGELEGAMKQL